The following coding sequences are from one Halomicrobium zhouii window:
- the pfkB gene encoding 1-phosphofructokinase produces MILTVTYNPAVDQTLHFDGELAPGTVSRAADARYDPGGKGINVSQYLDALNTETVATGLLGGFTGRFVADALARDGIEADFVDVEERTRLNTTALAADGEYKLNQDGPRVPASAVDDLLAILDEHDPERVHVAGSLPPGLGVDAIDAVATAGAWETSVDVYGDLLAAVDGEHELCTPNRSELGEATGRDVSTLDGCVTAAERLRDRGFERVLASLGAEGAFYSGPDGVLVADALDADVVDTVGAGDSLAAGYLAAIDAGESTESALRNGIAVASAVVERSGTSVPTFERVATRRKALELRRY; encoded by the coding sequence GTGATTCTGACCGTCACCTACAACCCCGCCGTCGACCAGACGCTCCACTTCGACGGTGAACTGGCGCCGGGAACCGTCAGCCGCGCCGCGGACGCCCGGTACGACCCCGGCGGCAAGGGAATCAACGTCTCGCAGTACCTCGACGCGCTGAACACAGAGACGGTAGCGACTGGACTCCTCGGTGGGTTCACCGGGCGGTTCGTCGCCGATGCCCTGGCCCGCGACGGGATCGAGGCCGACTTCGTCGACGTCGAGGAGCGGACGCGTCTCAATACGACGGCCCTCGCCGCCGACGGGGAGTACAAGCTCAACCAGGACGGGCCACGGGTTCCGGCGTCGGCCGTCGACGACCTGCTGGCGATCCTCGACGAACACGACCCGGAACGGGTTCACGTCGCCGGGAGCCTGCCGCCCGGACTCGGTGTCGACGCTATCGACGCCGTCGCGACAGCGGGCGCGTGGGAGACGTCCGTCGACGTCTACGGCGACCTGCTCGCCGCCGTGGACGGCGAACACGAACTGTGCACGCCGAACCGGTCGGAACTCGGGGAGGCGACTGGAAGGGACGTTTCGACCCTCGACGGCTGTGTGACCGCTGCGGAGCGGCTCCGAGACCGCGGGTTCGAACGCGTGCTGGCCTCGCTGGGGGCCGAGGGCGCGTTCTATTCCGGCCCCGACGGCGTACTCGTCGCGGACGCCCTCGACGCCGACGTGGTCGACACTGTCGGGGCGGGCGACTCGCTCGCCGCCGGCTACCTGGCCGCTATCGACGCGGGAGAATCGACGGAGAGCGCCCTCCGGAACGGGATCGCCGTCGCGTCGGCAGTGGTCGAACGGTCGGGCACGAGCGTGCCGACCTTCGAGAGAGTCGCCACGCGCAGGAAGGCACTCGAACTCCGGCGGTACTAG
- the ilvN gene encoding acetolactate synthase small subunit, producing the protein MPGPAPDERMRPEGRRNTQGIRIDPEAEATHQPRQAVLSALVRHEPGVLSEVSSLFSRRQFNIESLTVGPTVDRDVARMTIVIEEPDPGVQQAKKQLEKLVPTVSVEELEPEATRRELALIKVNGEKPDDVQAVADMYGGQAVDVTTDTVTVELTGSQQKIDAAVDAFQQFDVQEVVRTGTAALERGADTLETDD; encoded by the coding sequence ATGCCAGGGCCGGCCCCGGACGAACGGATGCGTCCGGAGGGCCGGCGCAACACGCAAGGTATCAGGATCGACCCCGAAGCCGAGGCGACCCACCAGCCCCGACAGGCGGTGCTCTCGGCGCTCGTGAGACACGAACCCGGCGTCCTCTCGGAGGTATCGAGCCTCTTCAGCCGGCGCCAGTTCAACATCGAGAGCCTCACCGTCGGACCGACGGTGGACCGCGACGTCGCCCGGATGACCATCGTCATCGAGGAGCCCGACCCGGGCGTCCAGCAGGCCAAGAAGCAACTGGAGAAGCTGGTGCCGACCGTCTCGGTCGAAGAGCTCGAACCCGAGGCCACCCGGCGGGAGCTCGCCCTCATCAAGGTGAACGGCGAGAAGCCCGACGACGTCCAGGCCGTCGCCGACATGTACGGCGGCCAGGCCGTCGACGTGACGACCGACACGGTGACCGTGGAGCTGACCGGCAGCCAGCAGAAGATAGACGCGGCCGTCGACGCCTTCCAGCAGTTCGACGTGCAGGAAGTCGTCCGGACCGGAACCGCAGCACTTGAGAGAGGGGCGGACACACTCGAAACTGATGACTGA
- a CDS encoding ABC transporter ATP-binding protein has protein sequence MSDDGESGERPDDIADAAETGWPLVNLIWSQGRTQLPYLGVSVSSLAVSTALDMADIFVLGIAIDAMFNGQVYALPLVPDALIPPESDRIGQLWFTFYLLLGMKVADILAANLSQVTRNIFAQRFLHGLRIDAFDTATGLELGFFEDSRTGDVMSVLNNDVNTLERFLTRGITGTTRVVVVLVTSMGLMVLLNWQLALFVLAAAPLIAGVNWWFSRVLERLQDVVRSEVGDLNARLETTLSGIDVIKAFAAEPFESERVAESSREHRDARWGVKRISARHRPSMRLISGASLLVTFVVGSVWVIDGAPLWFTGTLTAGELIPFLFYMQQLTGPMRWVAGVIETFKSAKAAAKRIVGLRDVDRRIDDAGKAELGVVDGAVEYDDVVFSYPGSSGGGDADDEPERVLDEISFDVDAGRTVGIVGSTGAGKSTLIKLLLRFYDVDSGAVRVDGTDVREVTPERLRRSIGYVNQDPFLFNGTVAENVAYGLHVDGLSDEETRAAVERAAKEAGAHEFVERLPEGYDTEVGERGTKLSGGQRQRIAIARAVVGDPSILVFDEATSHVDNETEVLIQENLDDLTADRTTFVIAHRLSTVREADRILVLDDGELVEDGTHDELLAADGTYANLWRVQVGNVEALPDDFVEQARVGGDDD, from the coding sequence ATGAGTGACGACGGCGAGTCGGGCGAGCGGCCAGACGACATCGCCGACGCCGCGGAGACCGGCTGGCCGCTGGTGAACCTGATCTGGTCTCAGGGACGGACGCAACTACCGTACCTGGGTGTGAGCGTCTCGTCGCTGGCCGTTTCGACCGCGCTGGACATGGCCGACATCTTCGTCCTCGGCATCGCTATCGACGCGATGTTCAACGGGCAGGTGTACGCGCTCCCCCTGGTTCCCGACGCCTTGATTCCCCCGGAAAGTGACCGGATCGGACAGCTCTGGTTCACTTTCTACCTGCTGCTCGGGATGAAGGTGGCCGACATCCTCGCGGCGAACCTGAGCCAGGTCACCCGGAACATCTTCGCCCAGCGGTTCCTCCACGGGCTCCGGATCGACGCGTTCGACACCGCGACGGGGCTCGAACTGGGCTTCTTCGAGGACAGCCGCACGGGCGACGTGATGAGCGTGCTCAACAACGACGTCAACACGCTCGAACGGTTCCTCACCCGCGGCATCACCGGCACGACGCGGGTGGTCGTGGTGCTCGTCACGTCGATGGGCCTGATGGTCCTGCTGAACTGGCAGCTGGCGCTGTTCGTGCTCGCGGCGGCCCCGCTCATCGCCGGCGTCAACTGGTGGTTCTCACGGGTACTCGAACGCCTCCAGGACGTCGTCCGGTCGGAAGTGGGCGACCTGAACGCGCGCCTGGAGACGACGCTCAGCGGCATCGACGTGATCAAGGCCTTCGCGGCCGAGCCGTTCGAGAGCGAGCGCGTCGCCGAAAGCTCCCGTGAACACAGGGACGCGCGGTGGGGCGTCAAACGCATCTCGGCCCGGCACCGCCCGTCGATGCGACTCATCTCCGGCGCGTCGCTCCTCGTCACGTTCGTCGTCGGTTCGGTCTGGGTTATCGACGGCGCGCCGCTCTGGTTCACCGGGACGCTCACGGCCGGCGAGCTGATCCCGTTCCTGTTCTACATGCAGCAGCTGACGGGCCCAATGCGTTGGGTGGCCGGCGTCATCGAGACGTTCAAGAGCGCCAAGGCGGCCGCCAAGCGCATCGTCGGCCTCCGGGACGTCGACCGACGGATCGACGACGCTGGCAAAGCGGAACTCGGGGTCGTCGACGGCGCCGTCGAGTACGACGACGTCGTGTTCAGCTATCCCGGAAGCAGTGGGGGAGGTGATGCCGACGATGAACCCGAGCGCGTCCTCGACGAAATCTCGTTCGACGTCGACGCCGGCCGGACGGTCGGCATCGTGGGCTCGACCGGCGCAGGAAAGTCCACCCTGATCAAACTCCTGCTCAGGTTCTACGACGTTGACTCGGGGGCGGTCCGCGTCGACGGCACGGACGTCCGCGAGGTGACCCCCGAGCGCCTCCGGCGGTCCATCGGCTACGTCAACCAGGACCCGTTCCTGTTCAACGGGACCGTGGCTGAGAACGTCGCCTACGGGCTGCACGTGGACGGGCTGTCTGACGAGGAGACCCGGGCGGCCGTCGAACGCGCCGCGAAGGAAGCTGGCGCTCACGAGTTCGTCGAGCGACTCCCCGAAGGGTACGACACCGAGGTCGGCGAGCGGGGGACGAAGCTCTCCGGCGGCCAGCGACAGCGCATCGCTATCGCCCGCGCTGTCGTCGGCGATCCCTCCATCCTCGTCTTCGACGAGGCGACGAGTCACGTCGACAACGAGACGGAGGTGCTCATCCAGGAGAACCTGGACGACCTGACGGCCGACCGGACGACGTTCGTCATCGCACACCGCCTCTCGACTGTCCGCGAGGCCGACCGCATCCTCGTCCTCGACGACGGCGAACTGGTCGAAGACGGGACCCACGACGAACTACTGGCGGCCGACGGCACGTACGCCAACCTCTGGCGGGTGCAGGTCGGCAACGTCGAGGCGCTTCCCGACGACTTCGTCGAGCAGGCCCGCGTCGGCGGTGACGACGACTGA
- the ilvC gene encoding ketol-acid reductoisomerase: MTDEFTTEVYYDDDADEAQLADKTVAVLGYGSQGHAHALNLHDSGVDVVVGLRESSSSRAAAEDEGLTVATPSEAAAQADIVSVLVPDTVQPAVFEEIVDELDEGDTLQFAHGFNIQYNQIQPPEHVDVTMVAPKSPGHLVRRNYEKDQGTPGLIAVYQNVSGDAKDEALAYAKGIGCTRAGVIETTFQEEVETDLFGEQAVLCGGVTSLVKHGYETLVDAGYSPEMAYFECMNELKLIVDLMYEGGLGEMWDSVSDTAEYGGLTKGDDIVDDHAREKMEEALEDVQSGRFAQEWITENQAGRPSYTQLRQAEKNHEIEDVGEKLRDLFAWAEEDSESEDDEQTRVNAD, from the coding sequence ATGACTGACGAATTCACTACCGAAGTCTACTACGACGACGACGCGGACGAAGCACAGCTGGCCGACAAGACGGTCGCGGTACTTGGCTACGGCAGCCAGGGCCACGCCCACGCGCTCAACCTCCACGACAGCGGGGTCGACGTGGTCGTCGGCCTGCGAGAGAGCTCCTCGTCGCGCGCGGCGGCCGAGGACGAGGGCCTGACCGTGGCGACGCCGAGCGAGGCGGCCGCCCAGGCGGACATCGTCTCCGTGCTGGTCCCCGACACGGTCCAGCCCGCCGTCTTCGAGGAGATCGTCGACGAACTCGACGAGGGCGACACGCTGCAGTTCGCCCACGGGTTCAACATCCAGTACAACCAGATCCAGCCCCCGGAGCACGTCGACGTGACGATGGTCGCGCCGAAGTCGCCAGGTCACCTCGTCCGCCGGAACTACGAGAAGGACCAGGGGACGCCCGGCCTCATCGCCGTCTACCAGAACGTCTCCGGCGACGCCAAGGACGAGGCGCTGGCCTACGCGAAGGGCATCGGCTGCACCCGCGCGGGCGTCATCGAGACGACGTTCCAGGAGGAGGTCGAGACCGACCTGTTCGGCGAACAGGCCGTCCTCTGTGGCGGCGTCACGAGCCTGGTCAAGCACGGCTACGAGACGCTCGTCGACGCCGGCTACAGCCCGGAGATGGCCTACTTCGAGTGCATGAACGAGCTCAAGCTCATCGTCGACCTGATGTACGAGGGCGGGCTCGGCGAGATGTGGGACTCCGTCTCCGACACGGCCGAATACGGCGGCCTCACCAAGGGCGACGACATCGTCGACGACCACGCACGGGAGAAGATGGAGGAGGCTCTCGAAGACGTCCAGTCCGGCCGTTTCGCCCAGGAGTGGATCACCGAGAACCAGGCCGGCCGCCCGAGCTACACGCAGCTCCGCCAGGCCGAGAAGAACCACGAGATCGAGGACGTCGGCGAGAAGCTGCGAGACCTGTTCGCGTGGGCCGAGGAGGACAGCGAGTCCGAGGACGACGAACAGACGAGAGTGAACGCGGACTGA
- a CDS encoding DUF7557 family protein produces the protein MPTVELDEETVERLEQLRVEDESYDEIVTELINIYEAEELTMFHAGDEY, from the coding sequence ATGCCAACCGTCGAACTCGACGAGGAGACGGTCGAGCGGCTCGAACAGCTCCGTGTCGAAGACGAGTCCTACGACGAGATAGTCACTGAACTGATCAACATCTACGAGGCCGAGGAGCTGACGATGTTCCACGCCGGGGACGAGTACTAG
- a CDS encoding carbohydrate kinase family protein: MTTFDEDTAGAVADAVEQFPATLPGGRVVFGFDGFVDQVREIVADRRDPDTHDRLDELAGFSDRVAASVAADSSLSFEWIQRGTRTGGHTCHLGRAFGKWGFDPVLVGMYGDPILEPFEREFADYELHTLGEPGYTDAVEFDDGKLLLIENGDSMELDWGRLRDRVGRETLANRLDGARLFGAGYWAETPNLPDLVAGLRELWPELGDPPETVVVDPGDVRKLDPGRLRAGRDALGELHDVARVVLTANRAETEVLADTYGEREESDPGPAGDAEAVFDALDVAMVVCHGLEVSVVVSEDGTHQVSVPVVDDPELTTSSGDHFNAGLALALVEGMDPGAAAAVGNAVAGHFVRTGEPPSLTDVRSFLDGYGEKF, encoded by the coding sequence ATGACGACGTTCGACGAGGATACCGCCGGTGCGGTCGCCGACGCGGTCGAGCAGTTCCCCGCCACGCTCCCGGGCGGTCGCGTCGTGTTCGGCTTCGACGGCTTCGTCGACCAGGTCCGCGAGATCGTCGCCGACCGTCGGGACCCCGACACGCACGACCGACTCGACGAACTTGCGGGGTTCAGTGACCGCGTCGCGGCCTCCGTCGCCGCGGACAGCTCGCTCTCCTTCGAGTGGATCCAGCGCGGAACGCGGACGGGCGGCCACACCTGCCACCTCGGCCGCGCCTTCGGGAAGTGGGGCTTCGACCCCGTCCTCGTCGGAATGTACGGCGACCCCATCCTGGAACCGTTCGAGCGGGAGTTCGCCGACTACGAGCTCCACACGCTCGGCGAACCTGGATACACCGACGCCGTCGAGTTCGACGACGGGAAGCTGCTGCTCATCGAGAACGGCGACTCGATGGAACTCGACTGGGGCCGCCTCCGTGACCGCGTCGGTCGCGAGACGCTGGCGAACCGGCTCGACGGCGCGCGACTCTTCGGCGCCGGTTACTGGGCGGAGACGCCGAACCTCCCCGACCTGGTCGCTGGCCTCAGGGAACTCTGGCCGGAACTGGGGGACCCACCCGAGACGGTCGTCGTCGACCCGGGCGACGTCAGGAAACTCGACCCCGGGCGACTCCGGGCCGGCCGCGACGCGCTCGGCGAGCTGCACGACGTCGCCCGGGTCGTCCTCACCGCGAATCGAGCCGAGACCGAGGTCCTCGCCGACACCTACGGTGAGCGAGAGGAATCTGACCCGGGCCCCGCGGGCGACGCCGAAGCCGTCTTCGACGCCCTCGACGTCGCGATGGTCGTCTGCCACGGACTGGAAGTGTCGGTCGTCGTGAGCGAGGACGGAACGCACCAGGTGTCCGTGCCCGTCGTCGACGACCCGGAACTGACGACGAGTTCGGGCGACCACTTCAACGCCGGTCTCGCGCTCGCCCTCGTCGAGGGGATGGACCCCGGCGCGGCCGCGGCCGTCGGAAATGCCGTGGCCGGCCACTTCGTCCGGACTGGCGAGCCACCGTCGCTGACGGACGTCCGGTCGTTCCTCGATGGGTACGGGGAGAAGTTCTAA
- a CDS encoding ABC transporter ATP-binding protein: MSGDGGVTQRERDVGNPLGYLVERYARPHAGRFVLGLGALTLARIPQRIPALMIGVALDGLLFASEPYAIPLVPQSFTSTMTTTEQLWFTVVVLGLAVVAESGLDWLAQLLYDRATLDTLHDVRTTTYEAVVGLEMGYFDDRQSGEIMSVLNNDVANMEDLATGTYNGVTYVTELVVALAFMALLNWQLAIVVALTPLALGITSRLYANLLEPRYDIVRESVGSVNARLEDAIDGISTVKAFTREDEERARVEDASAAYKESKWSAIRLRIGYDFTTWLLGRAGERGLFLLGGYWVLFGPPAFFTTTLTAGTLVTFLMYARSFLHPVRNLAVRVIDNYENALASGKRVVAVLASPAVAEEDDDAPAIEVTEGRVEYDDVSFAYDGADEPAIRDVHCTVEPGELVGIVGSTGAGKSTLIKLLFRFYDPDEGTIRVDGQDVADVDLRSLRDHVGYVSQDPFLFYGTVRENVAYARPAADHEEVVAAAKLAGAHEFVSDLPAGYDTTVGERGVKLSGGQRQRIAVARAILRDPEILVLDEATSHVDNETELQIQQSLGALAGDRTTFVIAHRLSTVRDADRILVMDEGELVEDGGHDELLDADGLYADLWRVQVGDVGSVSDEFVDRAVDREEVAR, translated from the coding sequence ATGTCGGGCGACGGAGGGGTGACGCAGCGGGAACGCGACGTGGGCAACCCGCTTGGCTATCTCGTCGAGCGCTACGCCCGGCCCCACGCCGGTCGCTTCGTCCTCGGGCTCGGCGCGCTCACGCTCGCGCGAATCCCCCAGCGGATCCCCGCGCTCATGATCGGTGTCGCGCTCGACGGGTTACTGTTCGCCAGCGAGCCGTACGCGATTCCGCTGGTTCCCCAGTCGTTCACGTCGACGATGACGACGACCGAACAGCTCTGGTTCACCGTCGTCGTCCTCGGGCTGGCCGTCGTGGCCGAGAGCGGTCTCGACTGGCTCGCCCAGTTGCTGTACGACCGGGCGACGCTGGACACGCTCCACGACGTGCGGACGACCACCTACGAGGCCGTCGTCGGCCTGGAGATGGGCTACTTCGACGACCGCCAGAGCGGCGAGATCATGAGCGTACTCAACAACGACGTCGCCAACATGGAGGACCTGGCGACGGGAACCTACAACGGCGTCACGTACGTCACGGAGCTGGTCGTCGCCCTCGCGTTCATGGCGCTGCTCAACTGGCAACTCGCCATCGTCGTCGCCCTGACACCCCTCGCCCTGGGGATCACGAGCCGCCTCTACGCGAACCTCCTCGAACCTCGCTACGACATCGTCCGCGAGAGCGTCGGCTCGGTCAACGCCCGGCTGGAGGACGCTATCGACGGGATCAGCACGGTCAAGGCGTTCACCAGAGAGGACGAAGAGCGAGCGCGCGTCGAGGACGCCTCGGCCGCGTACAAGGAATCGAAGTGGTCGGCGATCCGGCTCCGCATCGGTTACGACTTCACGACGTGGCTGCTCGGGCGAGCGGGCGAACGGGGGCTCTTCCTGCTCGGTGGCTACTGGGTGCTGTTCGGCCCGCCTGCCTTCTTCACGACGACGCTCACGGCCGGGACGCTCGTCACCTTCCTGATGTACGCCCGGTCGTTCCTCCACCCCGTCCGGAACCTCGCGGTGCGAGTCATCGACAACTACGAGAACGCGCTGGCGTCGGGCAAGCGCGTCGTCGCGGTGCTCGCCAGCCCAGCGGTCGCCGAGGAGGACGACGACGCGCCGGCCATCGAGGTGACCGAGGGCCGCGTCGAGTACGACGACGTCTCCTTCGCCTACGACGGGGCCGACGAACCGGCTATCCGGGACGTCCACTGCACTGTCGAGCCCGGCGAACTCGTCGGTATCGTCGGCTCGACCGGCGCGGGCAAGTCCACGCTGATCAAGCTCCTGTTTCGGTTCTACGACCCCGACGAAGGAACGATTCGAGTCGACGGGCAGGACGTCGCCGACGTCGACCTCCGGAGCCTCCGCGACCACGTCGGCTACGTCAGCCAGGACCCGTTCCTCTTCTACGGCACGGTCCGGGAGAACGTCGCCTACGCGCGACCGGCCGCCGACCACGAGGAGGTCGTCGCGGCGGCGAAACTTGCGGGCGCCCACGAGTTCGTCTCGGACCTGCCCGCGGGCTACGACACGACCGTCGGGGAGCGCGGCGTCAAGCTCTCGGGCGGCCAGCGCCAGCGCATCGCCGTCGCCCGCGCCATCCTCCGGGATCCCGAGATTCTGGTGCTCGACGAGGCGACGAGCCACGTCGACAACGAGACCGAACTGCAGATCCAGCAGAGCCTCGGCGCCCTCGCCGGTGACCGGACGACGTTCGTCATCGCCCACCGCCTCTCGACGGTCAGAGACGCCGACCGGATTCTCGTAATGGACGAGGGTGAACTCGTCGAGGACGGCGGCCACGACGAACTGTTAGACGCCGACGGGCTGTACGCCGACCTCTGGCGAGTGCAGGTCGGCGACGTGGGGTCGGTCTCCGACGAGTTCGTCGACCGTGCCGTCGACCGCGAGGAGGTGGCGCGATGA
- the leuD gene encoding 3-isopropylmalate dehydratase small subunit, with protein sequence MTDPTEEIPEVDYVEGTGVPVRGNDIDTDQIIPARFMKVVTFDGLGEFAFFDLRFDDDDQEKEHTFNEERFQDANVMVVNANFGCGSSREHAPQALMRWGIDAIIGESFAEIFAGNCLALGIPTVTADHETINELQQWVDDNPDGKLEVDVAEETVRYGDESVSVSVDDAQRQALVEGIWDTTALMKANRNAIDETAGSLPYVDS encoded by the coding sequence ATGACGGACCCGACTGAAGAGATTCCGGAGGTCGACTACGTCGAGGGGACGGGCGTCCCCGTCCGCGGGAACGACATCGACACGGACCAGATCATCCCGGCGCGGTTCATGAAGGTCGTCACCTTCGACGGCCTGGGCGAGTTCGCCTTCTTCGACCTGCGGTTCGACGACGACGACCAGGAGAAAGAACACACGTTCAACGAGGAGCGCTTCCAGGACGCCAACGTGATGGTCGTCAACGCGAACTTCGGCTGTGGCTCCTCGCGCGAGCACGCGCCCCAGGCCCTGATGCGCTGGGGCATCGACGCCATCATCGGTGAGTCCTTCGCCGAAATCTTCGCGGGCAACTGCCTCGCGCTCGGTATCCCGACCGTCACTGCCGACCACGAGACCATCAACGAACTCCAGCAGTGGGTCGACGACAACCCGGACGGGAAACTCGAAGTCGACGTCGCCGAGGAGACCGTCCGCTACGGCGACGAGTCGGTCAGCGTCTCTGTCGACGACGCCCAGCGCCAGGCCCTCGTCGAGGGCATCTGGGACACGACGGCGCTGATGAAGGCCAACCGGAACGCCATCGACGAGACGGCCGGGTCGCTGCCGTACGTCGACTCCTGA
- the leuC gene encoding 3-isopropylmalate dehydratase large subunit translates to MSSGTLYDKVWDRHKVTTLPNGQDQLFVGLHLIHEVTSPQAFGMLRERDIEVARPDLTLATVDHIVPTADQSRPYSDDAAENMMSELEENVRDAGIEFLDPPSGEQGIVHVVGPEQGITQPGKTIVCGDSHTSTHGAFGALAFGIGTSQIRDVLATQTIAMEKQKVRKIQVDGELGEGVEAKDVILEIIRRLGTEGGVGYVYEYAGEAIETLDMEGRMSICNMSIEGGARAGYVNPDETTYEWMKQTDFFQENPEKFDELEPYWESIRSDEDAEYDDVVHIDAAELDPVVTWGTTPGQGIGIHDPIPAPEDLPEDKQDTARRAQKHMRVEPGESMEGYDIDVAFLGSCTNARLPDLRRAARIVEGREVHDDVRALVVPGSQRVQRQAEEEGLKDVFEAAGFDWRNAGCSMCLGMNEDQLEGDEACASSSNRNFVGRQGSKDGRTVLMNPRMVAAAAITGEVSDVRDLEEVQVA, encoded by the coding sequence ATGAGTTCGGGAACCCTCTACGACAAGGTCTGGGACCGGCACAAGGTGACGACCCTGCCCAACGGCCAGGACCAGCTGTTCGTGGGGCTGCACCTCATCCACGAGGTCACCAGCCCGCAGGCCTTCGGCATGCTCCGGGAGCGCGACATCGAGGTCGCCCGACCGGACCTGACGCTGGCGACGGTGGACCACATCGTGCCCACCGCCGACCAGTCCCGGCCCTACTCGGACGACGCCGCGGAGAACATGATGTCCGAACTCGAGGAGAACGTCCGCGACGCGGGCATCGAGTTCCTGGACCCGCCGTCGGGCGAACAGGGCATCGTCCACGTCGTCGGCCCGGAGCAGGGGATCACCCAGCCCGGCAAGACCATCGTCTGCGGCGACAGCCACACCTCCACCCACGGCGCCTTCGGCGCGCTTGCGTTCGGGATCGGGACGAGCCAGATCCGCGACGTCCTGGCCACCCAGACCATCGCGATGGAGAAACAGAAAGTGCGAAAGATCCAGGTCGACGGCGAACTCGGCGAGGGCGTCGAGGCCAAGGACGTCATCCTGGAGATCATCCGCCGCCTCGGCACCGAGGGCGGCGTCGGCTACGTCTACGAGTACGCCGGCGAGGCCATCGAGACCCTCGACATGGAAGGGCGGATGTCCATCTGCAACATGTCCATCGAGGGCGGCGCTCGCGCGGGCTACGTCAACCCCGACGAGACTACTTACGAGTGGATGAAGCAGACGGACTTCTTCCAGGAGAACCCCGAGAAGTTCGACGAGCTCGAGCCCTACTGGGAGTCCATCCGGAGCGACGAGGACGCCGAGTACGACGACGTCGTCCACATCGACGCCGCCGAACTGGACCCGGTCGTCACCTGGGGCACCACCCCGGGCCAGGGCATCGGCATCCACGACCCCATCCCCGCGCCGGAGGACCTTCCCGAGGACAAGCAGGACACGGCACGGCGCGCGCAGAAGCACATGCGCGTCGAACCCGGCGAGTCGATGGAGGGCTACGACATCGACGTCGCGTTCCTCGGCTCGTGTACGAACGCGCGCCTGCCCGACCTGCGACGCGCCGCGCGCATCGTCGAGGGCCGCGAGGTCCACGACGACGTCCGCGCGCTGGTCGTCCCCGGCAGCCAGCGCGTCCAGAGACAGGCCGAGGAGGAAGGCCTCAAGGACGTCTTCGAGGCGGCCGGCTTCGACTGGCGCAACGCCGGCTGTTCGATGTGTCTCGGCATGAACGAGGACCAGCTGGAGGGCGACGAGGCGTGTGCCTCCTCGTCGAACCGCAACTTCGTCGGCCGCCAGGGGAGCAAGGACGGCCGCACCGTCCTGATGAACCCCCGGATGGTCGCTGCCGCGGCGATCACCGGCGAGGTCTCTGACGTGCGCGACCTGGAGGAGGTGCAAGTAGCATGA
- a CDS encoding isocitrate/isopropylmalate dehydrogenase family protein, whose translation MTHEIAVIPGDGIGQEVTPAAVEVLEALDVDFDFVEGDAGDAVKAETGEALPQATRKMAADADATLFGAAGETAADVILPLREVVGSFANVRPAVSYPGLDAVQPDTDIVFVRENTEGVYSGIEDEITEGVRTLTRVVTEEASRDIAEFGFDYAKQNGFDDVTIAHKANVMRETDGLFLETAEAVAEERGADYDTALMDALAMHLVMHPEDYGVVICPNLAGDMLSDLAAGLVGGLGLLPSANVGEENALFEPVHGSAPDIAGQGVANPSAMILSAAMLLDHLGYDDEGDRVRAAVEGVLDEGPRTPDLGGDASTDEVTSAVLDRL comes from the coding sequence ATGACTCACGAGATCGCCGTGATCCCCGGCGACGGCATCGGACAGGAAGTGACGCCCGCCGCCGTCGAGGTACTGGAGGCACTGGACGTCGACTTCGACTTCGTGGAGGGCGACGCCGGCGACGCGGTAAAGGCCGAGACCGGCGAGGCGCTCCCCCAGGCAACCCGCAAGATGGCTGCCGATGCCGACGCGACGCTGTTCGGCGCGGCCGGCGAGACCGCCGCCGACGTCATCCTCCCGCTCCGGGAGGTCGTCGGCTCGTTCGCCAACGTCCGGCCGGCCGTCTCCTACCCCGGCCTCGACGCCGTCCAGCCGGACACCGACATCGTCTTCGTCCGCGAGAACACCGAGGGCGTCTACTCCGGTATCGAGGACGAGATCACCGAGGGCGTGCGGACGCTCACCCGCGTCGTCACCGAGGAGGCCTCCCGCGACATCGCCGAGTTCGGCTTCGACTACGCCAAGCAGAACGGCTTCGACGACGTCACCATCGCGCACAAGGCCAACGTCATGCGCGAGACGGACGGTCTCTTCCTGGAGACGGCCGAAGCAGTCGCCGAAGAGCGAGGCGCGGACTACGACACCGCGCTGATGGACGCGCTCGCGATGCACCTCGTCATGCATCCCGAGGACTACGGCGTCGTCATCTGCCCGAACCTCGCCGGTGACATGCTCTCGGACCTGGCTGCCGGCCTCGTCGGCGGCCTGGGCCTGCTCCCCAGCGCCAACGTCGGCGAGGAGAACGCGCTGTTCGAACCGGTCCACGGTAGCGCGCCGGACATCGCCGGCCAGGGCGTCGCCAACCCGTCCGCGATGATCCTCTCGGCCGCGATGTTGCTCGACCACCTGGGCTACGACGACGAGGGCGACCGCGTCCGAGCGGCCGTGGAAGGGGTTCTCGACGAGGGCCCGCGAACGCCGGACCTCGGCGGCGACGCGAGCACGGACGAGGTGACCTCGGCGGTTCTCGACCGGCTCTGA